ACGGGCCTCAGATCGCCTCGGCACCGGAGATGATCTCGATCAGCTCCTTGGTGATGACGGCCTGGCGGGTCCGGTTGTAGGTCAGCGTCAGCTTGTTGATCATGTCGCCGGCGTTGCGCGTGGCGCTGTCCATCGCGGTCATCCGGGCGCCCTGCTCGCTGGCGGCGCTTTCCAGCAGCGCCCGATAGACCTGGATCGACAGGTTCTTCGGCAGCAGGTCGGCGAGGATCTGGTCCTCCTCCGGCTCGAACTCGTACAGCGCCTTGGCCTCGCCCTGGTCGGCGGCCTCGGCGGCCCCGGCGGCGTCGCCTTCCGGCATGGCGAACGGGATCACCTGCTGGACGGTGACGACCTGGGTCATCGCCGACTTGAACTTGTTGTAGATCACCGACGCAACGTCGTATTCGCCGGCCTCGAACAGCTCGAGCACCTTGGCGGTGATCATGTCGGCCTCGGCGAACGACAGCCGCTTGCGCCCGATGTCCTCGTAGGACTGGACGACGGTCTTGGGATTGGTCCGGCGGAGCTGGTCGCGGCCCTTGCGGCCGACGGTCAGCACCTTGACGGTCTTCCCCTCGCTTTCGAGCCGGGCGATCTGGCGCCGCGCCTCGCGCACGATGGTTCCGTTGAAGCCGCCGCACAGGCCGCGGTCCGACGTGATGACGACCAGCAGGTGCACGTCCTGCTTTCCGGTACCGGTCATCAGCTTCGGACCTTCGCCGTTGCTCGACACGTTGGCGGCGAGCGACGCGAGCATACGGCCCATGCGCTCGGCATAGGGACGGCCGGCCTCCGCCTGCTCCTGCGCGCGGCGCAGCTTGGAGGCGGCGACCATCTTCATGGCGGCCGTGATCTTCTGCGTCGACTTGACGCTGGCGATACGGTTTTTAAGGTCCTTAAGGCTTGGCATTCGAGGCCTTCATCACACCGGGGGTTGGAGCCCTGCCTTCCTGGTCCCCGACGCCGGCTTCCTGAAATGCTTCCGGAAGCCAGCGTGCAGGAACCGCTTCGAGCTTAGACGAACACCTTGGAGAAGTTGTCGAGGAAGCCCTTCAGCTTCTCCTCGGTCTCCTTGGACAGCGCCTTCTCGGTGCGGATGGCGTCGAGGATGTTGGCCCCCTTGGAGCGGACCTCATCCAGCAGCTTCGCTTCGTACCGGTTGACGTCCTCGACCTTGACCTTGTCGAGGTATCCGCGCACGCCGGCGAAGATCGAGACCACCTGCTCTTCCACCGGCATCGGCGAGAACTGGCCCTGCTTCAGCAGTTCGGTCAGGCGGGCGCCGCGGTTCAGCAACCGCTGGGTCGAGGCGTCCAGGTCCGAGGCGAACTGCGCGAAGGCGGCCATCTCGCGGTACTGAGCCAGTTCCAGCTTGATGGTACCGGCGACCTGCTTCATCGCCTTGATCTGCGCCGCCGAACCGACGCGGCTGACCGACAGGCCGACGTTGATGGCCGGGCGGATGCCGCGGTAGAACAGGCCGGTCTCCAGGAAGATCTGGCCGTCGGTGATCGAGATGACGTTCGTCGGGATGTAGGCGGACACGTCGCCGGCCTGCGTCTCGATGATCGGCAAGGCGGTCAGCGAACCGGCGCCCTTGCTGTCGTTCATCTTCGCCGCCCGCTCCAGCAGGCGGGAGTGCAGATAGAACACGTCGCCCGGGTAGGCTTCGCGTCCCGGCGGACGGCGCAGCAGCAGCGACATCTGGCGATACGCGACGGCCTGCTTGGACAGGTCGTCGTAGACGATCAGCGCATGCATGCCGTTGTCGCGGAAGAACTCGCCCATGGCGCAGCCGGTGTAGGGCGCCAGGAACTGCAGCGGCGCCGGCTCCGACGCGGTCGCGGCGACCACGATCGAGTATTCCAGCGCGCCGGCGTCTTCCAGGGTCTTGACGATCTGGGCGACGGTCGAGCGCTTCTGGCCGACGGCGACATAGATGCAGTAGAGCTTCTTGCTCTCGTCGCCGCCCTGGTTGATGCCCTTCTGGTTCAGGAAGGCGTCGATGGCGACGGCGCTCTTGCCGGTCTGGCGGTCGCCGATGATCAGCTCGCGCTGGCCGCGCCCGATCGGAACCAGGGCGTCGATGGCCTTCAGGCCGGTCTGCATCGGCTCATGGACCGACTTGCGCGGAATGATGCCGGGTGCCTTCACCTCGACGCGGCTCATGACCACGTCGGTCAGCGGACCCTTGCCGTCGATCGGATTGCCCAGGCCGTCCACGACGCGGCCCAGCAGGCCGCGGCCGATCGGAACCTCGACGATGGCGCCGGTGCGCTTGACGACGTCGCCTTCCTTGATGTCACGGTCGTCGCCGAAGATCACGACACCGACGTTGTCGGTCTCGAGGTTCAGCGCCATCCCCTTCAGACCGTTGGGGAACTCGACCATCTCGCCGGCCTTGACGTTGTCGAGGCCGTAAACGCGGGCAACGCCGTCGCCGACCGAGAGGACCTGGCCGACTTCGGCGACATCCGCCTCATTCCCGAAATTCGCGATCTGTTGCTTGAGGATCGCGGAAATCTCCGCGGCGCGGATTTCCATCAGCCAACCCCTTTCATGGCGATTTGCAGCTTGTTCAGCTTGGTGCGCACGGAGCTATCGACCATGCGCGAACCGACTTTGACGATCATGCCACCGATCAAGGAGGGGTCGACGGTGACCCGGACCTCGATCTTGGACCCCATCTGGGCCCTGAGGACATCGGTGAGGGCCTGGACCTGAGGATCGGACAGGCGGTAGGCCGAGGTCACGTCGGCGGTCATCTGACCGCGGCGGCGCGCCAGTTCGGCCAGGTAGCCCTCGATCATGCCGCGCAGCGCGAACAGCCGGCGGTTCTGGGCGACCAGACCGATGAACCGCTGGGTCAGCTCGGATACGCCGGCCTGTTTGAGGAGAGCGCCCATCGCCCGGCTCTGGTCGCCGCGGGACAGCACGGGGCTGCGCACCATGCGGTCCAGTTCGGGACTCTCGACGAGCATCTGCTTGATGGCGGCCAGATCCTGGGCGACCTGGTCCAGCGCCTTGTTTTCGTCCGCAAGCTCAAACAGGGCAGTCGCGTATCGCCCTGCCAGCCCGGATACTCCTGTACCTTCGGATGCCACGCGGTACCTCGGTTCGGTCCATAGACCTTGTTGATTTTTAGGGCCTTGGAGGAGAAGACATGCGTCGGGCAGGCCCCCTCCCCTGACGGCGAGCGGTCACATAACACAGGGAGCGGGTGCGCGCAACCGACTCAAGTCCAGCAAAACCGGGCAGTTGGGGCCGAAACGCTCCCGGCTTTACCGTTCCGGTGGCCTCTCCGCCCAGCCTGCGACACTAAGGCCGGGGCAAGGGAGCGATCCGCCCTCCGATTAAGCGCAAATTAACTTTGGATGCGCATCATTGGTGGTGCCGCCGGCTGGCGGCGCGGCGACCGGTCCCGCCGGCATCGCCACTTCGGATTTTCCCTCTGATCACGCCACCGGATCACCTGACCATGACCGTCGTCGCCTTCAGCCTGGCCCGCTTCACCCCGGCCGACCTTGCGGAGTTCTACGAGATCGCCCGGCCGCGCATGGAGCGCGGACTGTGGGCCGGCGTGTCCCGCCAGACCAGCCCCGACGGCGACCTGCTGCTGGTCACCTTCCCTCACATGGACCGCCCGGTCTTCCGGTTCGAGCGCGACCGGCGGGGGACCTATACCCTTTGGTTCCACGACCGCCAGGGCTGGCACAGCATCGGCTCCGGCTCCACCTCGACCGAGTGCCTGTCGATCTGGCGCACCCGCCCGGCCCGCGTCCCGGCCCCGGCGCTGCGGGAGGCGTGAGGGCGGCTCAGCGGGACCGGCCGCCGTTCCGCTGGCTTTCCACGAAGGCGCGCAGCACGGCGTTCATGCGGCTCTGCCAGCCGCGCCCCTGGGCCTTGAAGAAATCCACCACCTCGGCGTCGTAGCGCACCGTGACCTGGCGCTTGTTCTCCCGCGACGGCAGGGGAAAGGGAAAGCCGGGCACGGAAAGCTCCTCCCAGTTGTCCGGCACCGCCAGATCGGGATCGGAAGCGATCTGGGCCTCGATCTCCTCGTCGGTATCCTCGCGCGACCAGTCGGTTCGATCCTCGCCCCTCGCGATCATCGCGTCAATTTCCGATGCCGTATACCGTACGGTATCGTCTCTCTTCACCATACCTTGCCCTCCTGGCGGAAATGATCCGGATGCGCTCTTCCCGGATCGTCCAGACCACGGCAAAAAACTTGTCCTCGATCCGGCCGACACTGACCCAGCGTTCTTCCGCGCCACGGGCCGAAGGATACATGACCACCGGTCTTCCATCGAAAAGCTCGCGCATGCGGAGAAAATCCACGCCACGAGTTTCCAGCTTCGCTTGCCGCTTAGCCTCGGACCACTCGAACTCCAGGTCCATGACGCCTCGCGTGTAGGTGCATTGTAGTTACAAATAGAGCTGAATCGCAAGGCTGGCCTATAACACTTTCGATGGGCCGAACACAATCGCAGGCTCCCTATAGAAAGCTGTAGGGGTCGATATCCACCTGCACCCTGACCGTCCCCGGCACCTCCACCCGCGCCAGCCAGTCGGCGATCAGCGGTTGGACCGACACGGCGCGGGGCGCCTTCAGCAGCAGCCTCCGCCTGTGCCGGCCGCGCAGCAGGGCATAGGGCGCCGGCGCGGGTCCCAGCACCTGGACGGTTTCGGACCTCGGCGCCACACGCCCCAGGGCCCGGGCGACGGCGTCCACCGCCCCCTCCTCCTCGCCGGACACGATCAGCGCGGCCAGCCGGCCGAAGGGCGGCATGGCGTGGACATGGCGTTCCTCCGCCTCGCGCTCGTAGAAGGAATCCCGGTCCCCCGACACCAGCGCCTGCAACACCGGATGCTCCGGCATGTAGGTCTGGAGGAAGACCCGTCCCGCCCGCTCCGCCCGCCCCGCCCGGCCGGCGACCTGCTGGAGAAGCTGGTAGGTCCGCTCGGCCGCCCGCAGGTCGCCGCCGCCCAGGCCCAAGTCGGCATCGACCACGCCGACCAGCGTCAGCATGGGAAAATGGTGGCCCTTCGCCATCACCTGGGTGCCGATCAGCAGGTCGATCTCGTGGTCCTGGACGCGGCGGACCATCTCGCGGATCGCATGCGGGCCGACCAGGCTGTCGCTGGTCATCAGCGCGGTGCGCTGGTCGGGGAACAGCTGGGTCACCTCCTCGGCGATGCGCTCCACGCCGGGACCGCAGGCGGTCAGCGAGCCCTCGGCGCCGCAGGACGGGCAGACGTCCAGCAGCTTCACCGTGAAGTCGCAGTGGTGGCATTGCAGCTTGCCGGCCAGCCGGTGCTCGACCAGCCAGGCGGTGCAGTTCGGGCATTGCAGCCGGTGGCCGCAGTTGCGGCACAGGGTCAGCGGCGCATAGCCCCGCCGGTTGAGGAACAGCATACCCTGTTCGCCAGCCGCAAAGGTCTCGGTCAAGGCCTGGACCAGCGACGGCGCCAGCCAGCGGTTGCGCGGAGGGCGGTCCAGCCGCAGGTCGATCAGCTTCATCTCCGGCATGCTGGCGCCGCCGTGGCGGGCCGGCAGGTCGATCCGGCCATAGCGGTGGGACTCGGCGTTGATCGCCGATTCGAGCGACGGAGTCGCCGAGACCAGGACGATCGGGATGCCGGCCAGATGCGCCCGCGCCACCGCCATGTCGCGGGCGTTGTAGATCACCCCGTCCTCCTGCTTGAACGAGGGATCGTGCTCCTCGTCGATCAGGATCAGGCCCAGCTCGGGATAGGGCAGGAACAGGGCGGACCTCGCTCCCACCACCACGCGCGCGGCGCCGGTCGCGACGTCCCGCCAGGTGGCGCGCCGCTGGGCTCCGGACAGGTCGCTGTGCCACTGGTGCGGCGGCGCCCCGAAGCGGAGGGCGAACCGCTCCAGCCATTGGGCCGACAGGGCGATCTCCGGCAGCAGGACCAGCACCTGCCTGCCTGCCTCCAGCGCTGCCGCGATCCCTTCGAAATAGACCTCCGTCTTGCCCGACCCGGTGACGCCGTCCAGCAGGGTGGCGCTGAAGGCGTCGGCCGCGACGCGGGCGCGCAGGGCAGCCGCCCCGACAGCCTGCTCGCCCGACAGATGGGGGCCGGGAAGGCTCCAGTCCGGAAGCGGCAGGTCGCGGGTGGGATGCAGCAGCACCGGCTCCAGCACCCCGGCGTCGGCCAGCCCGCGGACGACGCCGACGCTGCATCCGGCATCCAGCGCCAGTTCGGCCGGCGGACGCGGCGGACCGTCCGCCAGAAGGTCGAGCACCCGCCGTCGGGCCGGGGTCATGCGCAGCTCGGCCAGCCGCCCGGGATCGCCCAGGCGATAGGCGGTCACCGGCTTGGGCGGCTCCATCCCGCCGATCGCGCTCAGCGCCATGCGCAGGACGGCGCCGGGCGGCGCCATGGTATAGGCCGCCACCCAGTCGATGAAACGCCGCTGGATTTCCGGCATCGGCGGCACGTCGAACCGCTGGGCGATCGGCCGCAGCTTGCCGTCGGCCACCTCCCCCGCTCCCGGCCCCCAGACGACGCCCAGCAGGTGGCGGGGGCCGAGCGGCACCTCGACATAGTCGCCGGGAGCGATGTCGAACCCGGCCGGCACCTTGTAGTCGTAGGCTTCCGGCAGAGGTAGCGGCAGCAGCACGGCGACCCGCTTCGGGGCCGAGGGCCGCGCCTCCGCGCCGTCGCCGAAATCGAATCCGGGGGCGGAACTGGAACCCTGGTCCACCATGGGCTAGAGTGTTCCCGAGTTTCCGGGCCGGCCGCCGCCCAGGCGCCCGCCGCAATCGCCGCTTCGTTTTTTCAAGGATCTTTTCCTGATGAAGTTCTTCATCGATACCGCCGACCTCACCGAAATCCGGGACCTCGCCGATACCGGCCTCCTGGACGGTGTTACCACCAACCCTTCCCTGGTTGCCAAGTCCGGCCGCAACTTCATCGAGCTGGTCAAGGAAATCTGCCAGATCGTTCCCGGCCCGGTTAGCGCCGAGGTCGCCGCGATCGATTTCGACACCATGCTGGCCGAGGGCAAGTACCTTGCGACCCTGGCGCCGAACATCGCGGTCAAGGTGCCGCTGACCCCGGCCGGGCTGAAGGTCTGCAACATCCTGTCGTCCGGCGGCACGATGGTCAATGTCACCTTGTGCTTCTCCGCCGCGCAGGCGCTGCTGGCGGCCAAGGCCGGCGCCACCTTCATCTCCCCCTTCGTCGGCCGGCTGGACGACATCGGGTATGACGGGCTGTCGCTGATCTCCGACATCGTGCAGATCTACGACCAGTATCCCGGCATCACCACCGAAGTGCTCGTCGCCTCGATCCGCCACCCGATCCACATCGTCGAGAGCGCCAAGATGGGCGCCCACGTCGCGACCATGCCGCCGTCGGTGCTGCGCCAGCTGTTCAAGCATCCCCTGACCGAGAAGGGCCTGGACCAGTTCGTCGCCGATTGGGCGGGCACTGGACAGACGATTCTGGACAAGGCCGCCGAGTAGGCTCACAACGTTAACGCCTGATGGAGTAAGTTCCGCTCGGAACGGGCATGGAGTTCGACAATGGGAGAGGGCCGACGCTGATGGCTCGGGAAACCGGACATAGCCAAAGGACGATGGACGCGCTGACTGCGGAGGATGTCGCGGCTTATCTGCGCGAACATCCCGATTTCCTGACCCAGCACGCCGACCTTGTCCAGCACCTGACGCCTCCGGCCATGGCGCACGGCAAAGGGGTGGTGGATTTCCAGTACTTCATGGTCGAGCGGCTTCGGGGCGAGGTCGGGCGCCTGAAGGAGCAGCAGCGGGAGCTGATCACCACCACCCGCGCCAACATCAACAACCAGAACCGGATCCACGCCGCCGTGCTGTTCCTGCTGGACGCGCGGTCGTTCGAGCAGCTGATCCAGACCATCACGACGGATCTGGCGGTTCTGCTGGACCTGGACGTGGCCGGCCTGGTGGTGGAGGCGAACGGCGAGGACCGGCCGCACGTACACACCTCGGGCGTACGGGTGGTCGAGGCGGGTACGGTCGACGGCTGGCTCGGCCGGCGCGACGTGATGCTCTATTCCGACACCCGCGGCGATCCGGCGATCTTCGGCGCTGCGGCCGGGCTGGTGCGCTCCCAGGCGCTGATCCGCATCCAGGTCAGCGAGGATACGCCGCCGGGGCTGCTCGCCTTCGGCAGCCGCGATCCCGACATGTTCCATTCCGGCCAGGGCACCGAACTGGTCTGCTTCCTGGGCCGGGTGATCGAGCGCAGCATCCGGGCATGGCTCGACCTGCCGGAGTAATCGGCTTCTCCTGCGCCGAGGACGTCACGGCGGCCATAGCCGCCTGGCGCCGCTGGCTGGAGATCGAGAAGCGCGTGTCGCGCCACACGCTGTCGGCGTACACCGCCGACCTCTCCGGATTCCTGGAGTTCCTGACCGGATATCATGGCCGCCCGCCGGCGCTGAACGACCTCAGCGCCGCCCGGCTGATGGACTTCCGTGCTTGGCTGGCCCGGCAGGCGGCGGACGGGCTGGGCACGGCGAGCCGGGCGCGAGCGCTGTCGGGCATCCGCAACTTCTTCCGCTGGCTCGACCGCAGCGGGCGCATGCACAATGCCGCCGTCGGGCTGATCCGGGCGCCCAAGCTGCCCGACCGGCTGCCCAAGCCCCTCACGGTGGCCGACGCCGCGGCGTTGCTACCCAATGCCGAGGCCTGGGCCAACGAGCCCTGGGTCGGCAAGCGCGACCGCGCGCTGTTCACCCTGCTCTATGGCTGCGGGCTGCGCATCGACGAGGCGTTGAGCCTGAACCGGCGCGACATGCCGGCCGACGATACCCTGATGGTGACGGGCAAGGGCAGCAAGCAGCGCATGGTGCCGGTGCTGCCGGTGGTGCGCGACGCCCTGGCGGACTACGTCGCCGCCTGCCCCTATGCCCTGTCCGCCGACGGGCCGCTGTTCGTCGGCGTGCGCGGCGCCCGGCTCCAGGCCGCCGTCGCCCAGAAGCAGATGCGGGAGATCCGGCACCTGATGGGCCTGCCCGACACCGCGACTCCCCACGCCCTGCGCCACAGCTTCGCGACCCACCTGCTGGCCGACGGCAGCGATCTGCGGGCGATCCAGGACCTCCTCGGCCACGCCTCGCTGTCGAGCACCCAGCGCTATACCGAGGTGGACGCGGACCAGATGCTGGGCGTCTACGACAACGCCCACCCCCGTGCCCGGAAGAAGACCACCGAGGATTAATGGCCGAGGATTAACGGCCGAGGATTGGCGGCCGAGTATCAGCGCTTGTCGCCGCCTCCCATGTCGCCCAGGACGAGCAGGGCCACCGGCCCCAGCGCCACCATCAGCCCCTGGGAGACGAAGGCCAGCCCCCAGGCCAGCTGGCTGCTTCCACCGCCCGCCGCGTCCAGGACCACGCCGAACATGACGGAGCCCACGAAGGCCGCCGTGAAGCCGAGGAAGGAGTGGACCGCCATGGTGGCGCCCCGGCGGCCCGGCTGGGCGTTGGTGACGGCGCCGACGGTCAGCGACGCGCTGTCGGCCGTCACGGTGACGCCGTACAGCGCCACCACGCAGACCGCCAGCCAGAACGGCAGGCTCGCCGCGAAGCCGACGCCGCAGGCCAGCACCGCCGACCCCGCCATGATCGCGATCAGGACGCGGCGCCGGCCGTACCGGGTCGCGGCCTCGTTGCCGAGGATGCTGGCCGGTAGCCCCAGCAGGAGGATGACGGTACCGATGGTCGTCACCACCGCCGGCACGCTTCCGTCGGGCACGGTCCCGGCGTTGGTCGCCAAGGCGAAGGCGAGGAAGGCCACCAGCCAGGCCCGCAGGCCGAACAGCTCGTAGCAGTGCGCCGAATAGGCCAGGATGTAGCCCATGGCCGCCCGGTGGCGCAGCACGGGCCGGAAATCCAGCAGCGCCGTCTCGGCCGCCGGACGGTCGGCCGGTGCCCGCGGTATTCCCCACCAGGCCAGCGCAAGCGCCACGGCGGTCGCCGCCGAGGAGGCCAGGAAGGCTGCCCTCCAGCCGAACTCGGCCCCCGCCAGCCCGGCGATCAGCACGGACGCGCCGGAGCCCAGAGCGTAGCTGGCCGTGTAGAAGGAAAGATAGCGCCCCTGCCGCGGACCGGCGGTATGGTCGGACAGGATGCGCAGCCCGGGCATATAGGTCCCGGCCAGACCCACGCCGCCCAGGGCGCGGAACAGCATGGCGGTCCAGAACCCGTCCGCGAACAGGGCGAAGCCCAGCAGCGCCAGGGCGGCCAGCGCCGTCGAGAACAGGTATATCCGCCGGGGATCGATCCGGTCGGTCAGGGTGACCAGGACCGGCACGGCGGCCACGTAGCCACCATGGAACACGCCGTTGATCCAGCCGGCCTCCACCGTGCCCAGGCGCCACTCCGCGAAGAAGGTCGGCAGCAGCGCCGGAAAGCTCATGGTGCCGGCCATGCCGAGGACCTCGGCAAGGCACAGCACCAGGGCCAGCCGGCCGGGAGAAGCCCTCCCGACCGCCGGTCCGGATGGCGCCGGATCAGATGTGGAGGGCTCGGCCATCCACCGCCAGGGCCGCTTCCTTGACCGCCTCGTTCAGGGTCGGGTGGGCGTGGCAGGTCCGCGCGATGTCCTCGGCGGACGCACCGAACTCCATTGCCAGGGCCAGCTCGGCGATCAGGTCGCCGGCGCTGGCGCCGACGATGTGGACGCCCAGCACGCGGTCGGTCGCGGCGTCGGCCAGCATCTTCACGAAACCGTCGGTCATGCCGAGCGCGCGGGCGCGGCCGTTGGCGGTGAAGGGGAACTTGCCGACCTTGTACTTAACGCCGGCGGCCTTCAGCTGCTCCTCCGTCTTGCCGACGGTGGAGGCTTCCGGCCAGGTGTAGACCACGCCGGGAATGGCGTCGTAGTTGATGTGGGCCGACTGGCCCGCGATCAGCTCGGCCACCGCGACGCCCTCGTCCTCGGCCTTGTGGGCCAGCATCTGGCCCTCGATCACGTCGCCGATGGCATAGACGCCGGGAACGTTGGTCTCCCAGTGGTGGGTGGTCACGATCCGGCCGCGCTGGTTGATCTCGACGCCGATCTCCTCCAGGCCCAGCCCGGCGGTGTAGGGCCGGCGGCCGATCGCGACCAGGACCACGTCGGCCTCGATCTGCTGCGCGTCGCCGCCCTTGGACGGCTCGACCGTCAGGGTGACTCCCTCGTTGCCCACCGCGGCCGCCGTGACCTTGGTGTTCAGCTTGAAGGTCATGCCCTGCTTGCCCAGGATGCGCTGCATCTGCTTGGACACCTCGCCGTCCATGCCGGGCAGGATGCGGTCCAGGAACTCGATGACGGTGACTTCCGCGCCCAGCCGCCCCCAGACCGAGGCCATCTCCAGCCCGATCACGCCGCCGCCGATCACCGCGAATCGCTTGGGCACCTCGGCCAGTTCCAGCGCGCCGGTGGAGGTGACGATGCGCTGCTCGTCCACCTCGACGCCGGGGACCGGCATGGATTCCGAACCGGTGGCGATGATGATGTTCTTGGCGCCGACCGTCTCGCTGCCGCCGTCGCCCTCGATCGTCACCTCGTTCCTGGCGGAGATGCGGCCGCGGCCCTTCAGCCAGTCGACCTTGTTCTTCTTGAACAGGAACTCGATGCCCTTGGTGTTGTCGTCGACGACCTTGTTCTTGTTGGCCATCATCGCGGGCAGGTCCAGCTCGACCGACCCCAGCTTGATCCCGTGCGACGCGAAGCTGTGCTTGGCTTCCTCGAACTTCTCCGAACTGGTGAGCAGCGCCTTGGACGGGATGCAGCCGACATTGAGGCAGGTGCCGCCCAGTGTCTTGCGCATTTCCACGCAGGCCGTCTTCAGGCCGAGCTGAGCTGCGCGGATCGCGGCGACATATCCGCCGGGACCGCCGCCGATGACTACAACGTCGTAGGTTTTCTCAGGCATTTTTCTTCTTCGCCTCCGTGGGCAGCTCGCGAGCGTGGCCGTGCTTTGCGGATGCGATTTATGGCCTCTGGAGCGGTCCGTGGCAATCGTCGTGACAGTCACAAGTCCATGGAAATGCCCGAAAACCTTGATATCCGGCGGGTCTCGCGCCGCGCAGGGCAGCTACGCGGCGATGGGTCGCACGCTCGCCGCCGGAGCCATGGCATCGCCGTAAATCTTCCTTAACCGGGACGGCGCTCATCATGGATGCGCAATGGGACGGAGCGCATAGGACGTCGCATTCCGGCACACATTTGAAGCAAGAACATGGCCGACGAGACGTTTCATCAGACCCAGCACGATCTGGCGAGGACGCTGATCCGTACCTTCTACGAGGCGCTGGCGGTCCAGTTCGAGCGCAAGGACCACATCACCCGCGACGAACTGGACCGCGCCTTCACCCTGATCGAGGGGTTCTGGCCGAAGACGCTGCCCGCCTTCAAGGCCAATTGCCGGCTGTGCCTGGACAAGCACGGCGCCCGCGCCTACAACCCCGACGCCCGGCGCAAGGACTTCCTGACCCGCTTCGTCTTCTCTCTCCTGATCACCAACATCCCGTCCCGCATGGACCCGATCAGCGGCAAGTATTTCCCCCAGGTCATCGTCCGCGGCATCCAGCGCAACGTCACGACCCTGTTCAGCAACGCCGAGTACGAGATGCTGAACAGCCAGGCCCAGGCGATCTTCGCCACCATCGGGACCGACGACGATACCCAGATGTGGCCGCTGATCAGGGCGGACGAGACCATGAGCATGCTGGCGGACAAGATCTTCATCCGCATGCTGCTGCGCTTCAGGCAGTTCAACCACCAGCGCCAGACCTTCACCGCGGCGATCGTCGGTAGCATCGAGCCCAGCGTCTACAAATTCACCGACCAGGATTTCTGTACCGTCTTCGAAGTGATGTTTAGCCGCTACGAGTCCCTGATCCGCACGCCCGAGGGGCGGATCAAGATGGACGTCTATTACGGCGACGGCACGGCGGACGGGATCTCCAGCATCTTCTTCGCCTTCGAGCAGTTCAAGAAGGATCTGGCCGCCCGCGAGGGCCGGACCAAGGGGATGCTGTCGGCGCGCCGCCGCTAACCCCGGGTGATTTCGGTAGGATTTTATTAACCATACAGCGGCCATTCTCCCTCTGGTTGATTTGCCAGTTCGGGGAACCCATGACCTGCATCGTTGGATTGATCGAAGGCCGCCGCGTATGGATGGGCGGCGACAGCGCCGGAGTTTCCGGTCTGGACATCACCGTGCGCGCCGACCCCAAGGTCTTCCGCAACGGCGACTTCCTGATCGGCTTCACCAGTTCGTTCCGCATGGGCCAGCTGCTGGCGTTCCGGCTGCGTCCGCCGAAGCGGCCCGAGGGGATGGACGTGTTCAGGTTCATGGTCACCGACTTCGTGGACGAGGTCCGGAACTGCCTGAAGGAGGGCGGC
This Skermanella mucosa DNA region includes the following protein-coding sequences:
- a CDS encoding DUF484 family protein; this encodes MDALTAEDVAAYLREHPDFLTQHADLVQHLTPPAMAHGKGVVDFQYFMVERLRGEVGRLKEQQRELITTTRANINNQNRIHAAVLFLLDARSFEQLIQTITTDLAVLLDLDVAGLVVEANGEDRPHVHTSGVRVVEAGTVDGWLGRRDVMLYSDTRGDPAIFGAAAGLVRSQALIRIQVSEDTPPGLLAFGSRDPDMFHSGQGTELVCFLGRVIERSIRAWLDLPE
- a CDS encoding tyrosine recombinase XerC — its product is MARPAGVIGFSCAEDVTAAIAAWRRWLEIEKRVSRHTLSAYTADLSGFLEFLTGYHGRPPALNDLSAARLMDFRAWLARQAADGLGTASRARALSGIRNFFRWLDRSGRMHNAAVGLIRAPKLPDRLPKPLTVADAAALLPNAEAWANEPWVGKRDRALFTLLYGCGLRIDEALSLNRRDMPADDTLMVTGKGSKQRMVPVLPVVRDALADYVAACPYALSADGPLFVGVRGARLQAAVAQKQMREIRHLMGLPDTATPHALRHSFATHLLADGSDLRAIQDLLGHASLSSTQRYTEVDADQMLGVYDNAHPRARKKTTED
- a CDS encoding MFS transporter — protein: MAEPSTSDPAPSGPAVGRASPGRLALVLCLAEVLGMAGTMSFPALLPTFFAEWRLGTVEAGWINGVFHGGYVAAVPVLVTLTDRIDPRRIYLFSTALAALALLGFALFADGFWTAMLFRALGGVGLAGTYMPGLRILSDHTAGPRQGRYLSFYTASYALGSGASVLIAGLAGAEFGWRAAFLASSAATAVALALAWWGIPRAPADRPAAETALLDFRPVLRHRAAMGYILAYSAHCYELFGLRAWLVAFLAFALATNAGTVPDGSVPAVVTTIGTVILLLGLPASILGNEAATRYGRRRVLIAIMAGSAVLACGVGFAASLPFWLAVCVVALYGVTVTADSASLTVGAVTNAQPGRRGATMAVHSFLGFTAAFVGSVMFGVVLDAAGGGSSQLAWGLAFVSQGLMVALGPVALLVLGDMGGGDKR
- the lpdA gene encoding dihydrolipoyl dehydrogenase, whose translation is MPEKTYDVVVIGGGPGGYVAAIRAAQLGLKTACVEMRKTLGGTCLNVGCIPSKALLTSSEKFEEAKHSFASHGIKLGSVELDLPAMMANKNKVVDDNTKGIEFLFKKNKVDWLKGRGRISARNEVTIEGDGGSETVGAKNIIIATGSESMPVPGVEVDEQRIVTSTGALELAEVPKRFAVIGGGVIGLEMASVWGRLGAEVTVIEFLDRILPGMDGEVSKQMQRILGKQGMTFKLNTKVTAAAVGNEGVTLTVEPSKGGDAQQIEADVVLVAIGRRPYTAGLGLEEIGVEINQRGRIVTTHHWETNVPGVYAIGDVIEGQMLAHKAEDEGVAVAELIAGQSAHINYDAIPGVVYTWPEASTVGKTEEQLKAAGVKYKVGKFPFTANGRARALGMTDGFVKMLADAATDRVLGVHIVGASAGDLIAELALAMEFGASAEDIARTCHAHPTLNEAVKEAALAVDGRALHI